The following are encoded in a window of Spodoptera frugiperda isolate SF20-4 chromosome 3, AGI-APGP_CSIRO_Sfru_2.0, whole genome shotgun sequence genomic DNA:
- the LOC118274248 gene encoding RNA polymerase II elongation factor ELL isoform X1, with protein sequence MAALPAGVQYGLSSESSYKENKELVFVKLTDSALKAIEDFLRNNRDRLAKPKIQFLPGNEGKISIPAPASGNGQAGEATFHFSINSNAEMEGPQGSFECVRSGGARRLESCGPLSRRMRVQANDDSYEATKDRMARTVAAEQSKCTRVIKPNQTDIGRRVKLRSTHPYSGVGATQLADRAERPERPERPDRPDRPERPERPERAERPERPERAERPERPDRPDRPDRPERPERVERPDRPDRPVPPAPRPQPAPGVPPHQSHPQHQQHPQHPPTQHQPQRPPPNPDLTRRSIKERLIQLLALKPFKKPELYARLTTEGIKEKDRSLMNKILSQISLLKDNTYQLRRSMWNDVNEDWPFYTEEEKRMLKRRKPQNLTPPLSSDSANSLSPRASPSGNKRASSASSAGSVASAAGGAVPGAALPALGADEAPAAKKQRISHYRRPSPPSSGYATTSSGERQASDNEDDRTTVKKDGYSNGYTLNYNTVKDLCPSPVKTNGFRSSPPVEPQTNITEKDITNNEPLENTELAPVPDENMTDLEEIERSSWISRQYPPITSSNIRRAYKNEFAELYTEYRSLYNRVAQVAAMFTRLEQELKRAQPLSPHHQSIEQRIVDEYRRVNNDPAYKQERRRVNYLHRKLTHIKRMVYDYDQLRNLKPDRVSTASTTQAY encoded by the exons aaAATCTCCATTCCGGCGCCAGCCAGTGGCAATGGCCAAGCAGGCGAGGCTACATTTCACTTCAGCATTAATAGTAATGCGGAGATGGAGGGTCCACAG GGTTCGTTCGAGTGTGTTCGAAGTGGTGGAGCACGGCGCTTGGAGTCGTGCGGGCCATTATCTCGCAGAATGCGTGTACAGGCCAACGACGACTCGTACGAGGCCACCAAGGACCGTATGGCGAGAACAGTCGCCGCGGAGCAGAGTAAATG CACCCGCGTAATCAAACCTAACCAGACGGACATCGGACGTCGCGTTAAATTGCGCTCGACGCATCCTTACTCGGGTGTGGGAGCGACCCAGTTAGCCGATCGAGCTGAAAGGCCCGAGAGGCCTGAGAGGCCCGACAGGCCCGATAGGCCGGAAAGGCCTGAACGGCCTGAGCGAGCCGAAAGGCCCGAGCGACCTGAGCGAGCCGAGCGGCCCGAGAGGCCGGATCGGCCAGATCGGCCCGATAGGCCAGAGCGGCCTGAGCGTGTGGAAAGGCCAGACAGGCCGGATAGGCCCGTCCCGCCTGCGCCTCGGCCGCAGCCGGCGCCGGGCGTACCTCCGCACCAGTCTCACCCCCAACATCAGCAGCACCCACAACACCCGCCCACCCAGCACCAGCCACAGCGGCCACCCCCTAATCCGGATCTCACTAGGCGGTCCATCAA aGAAAGACTTATACAATTATTAGCATTGAAACCTTTCAAGAAGCCCGAATTGTACGCGAGGCTTACTACCG AGGGAATCAAAGAAAAGGATCGCAGTTTAATGAACAAGATTTTGAGTCAAATCAGTTTACTCAAGGATAATACTTACCAATTACGTAGAAGCATGTGGAATGACGTCAACGAGGATTGGCCGTTCTACACTGAGGAGGAGAAACGTATGCTCAAGAG GCGGAAACCTCAAAATCTAACGCCACCGCTAAGTAGCGATTCGGCGAACTCGTTATCCCCACGAGCGTCGCCATCTGGCAACAAGAGAGCGAGTAGTGCGAGTAGTGCGGGTAGCGTGGCTAGTGCGGCGGGGGGCGCGGTGCCCGGGGCCGCGCTGCCGGCGCTGGGCGCTGACGAGGCGCCGGCCGCCAAGAAGCAGCGCATCTCCCACTACCGCCGCCCCTCGCCGCCCTCCTCGGGCTATGCCACCACCTCCTCGGGCGAGCGACAGGCCTCCGACAACGAGGATGACCGAACCACCG TTAAAAAGGACGGTTATAGTAACGGTTATACCCTTAACTATAATACTGTAAAGGATCTCTGTCCCAGTCCTGTGAAGACGAATGGTTTTAGAAGTAGTCCCCCAGTAGAACCCCAAACGAATATCACAG AAAAAGACATCACAAATAATGAACCCTTAGAAAATACAGAATTAGCGCCTGTCCCTGATGAGAATATGACTGACTTGGAAGAAATTGAAAG ATCATCATGGATATCaag GCAATATCCGCCTATCACTAGTTCTAACATTCGACGGGCGTATAAGAACGAGTTTGCGGAACTTTATACGGAGTACCGGTCGCTGTACAACCGTGTGGCGCAGGTGGCCGCGATGTTTACTCGCTTAGAACAGGAGTTAAAACGCGCGCAACCCCTTTCACCGCACCATCAG AGTATAGAACAACGCATCGTGGATGAATACCGACGCGTTAACAACGACCCAGCGTATAAGCAGGAGAGGCGGCGTGTCAACTACCTGCATCGCAAACTTACTCACATCAAGCGTATGGTTTATGATTATGATCAGTTG CGAAACTTGAAGCCAGATCGTGTTTCGACCGCgagcacaacgcaagcgtactGA
- the LOC118274248 gene encoding RNA polymerase II elongation factor ELL isoform X2 — protein MAALPAGVQYGLSSESSYKENKELVFVKLTDSALKAIEDFLRNNRDRLAKPKIQFLPGNEGKISIPAPASGNGQAGEATFHFSINSNAEMEGPQGSFECVRSGGARRLESCGPLSRRMRVQANDDSYEATKDRMARTVAAEQSKCTRVIKPNQTDIGRRVKLRSTHPYSGVGATQLADRAERPERPERPDRPDRPERPERPERAERPERPERAERPERPDRPDRPDRPERPERVERPDRPDRPVPPAPRPQPAPGVPPHQSHPQHQQHPQHPPTQHQPQRPPPNPDLTRRSIKERLIQLLALKPFKKPELYARLTTEGIKEKDRSLMNKILSQISLLKDNTYQLRRSMWNDVNEDWPFYTEEEKRMLKRRKPQNLTPPLSSDSANSLSPRASPSGNKRASSASSAGSVASAAGGAVPGAALPALGADEAPAAKKQRISHYRRPSPPSSGYATTSSGERQASDNEDDRTTVKKDGYSNGYTLNYNTVKDLCPSPVKTNGFRSSPPVEPQTNITEKDITNNEPLENTELAPVPDENMTDLEEIERQYPPITSSNIRRAYKNEFAELYTEYRSLYNRVAQVAAMFTRLEQELKRAQPLSPHHQSIEQRIVDEYRRVNNDPAYKQERRRVNYLHRKLTHIKRMVYDYDQLRNLKPDRVSTASTTQAY, from the exons aaAATCTCCATTCCGGCGCCAGCCAGTGGCAATGGCCAAGCAGGCGAGGCTACATTTCACTTCAGCATTAATAGTAATGCGGAGATGGAGGGTCCACAG GGTTCGTTCGAGTGTGTTCGAAGTGGTGGAGCACGGCGCTTGGAGTCGTGCGGGCCATTATCTCGCAGAATGCGTGTACAGGCCAACGACGACTCGTACGAGGCCACCAAGGACCGTATGGCGAGAACAGTCGCCGCGGAGCAGAGTAAATG CACCCGCGTAATCAAACCTAACCAGACGGACATCGGACGTCGCGTTAAATTGCGCTCGACGCATCCTTACTCGGGTGTGGGAGCGACCCAGTTAGCCGATCGAGCTGAAAGGCCCGAGAGGCCTGAGAGGCCCGACAGGCCCGATAGGCCGGAAAGGCCTGAACGGCCTGAGCGAGCCGAAAGGCCCGAGCGACCTGAGCGAGCCGAGCGGCCCGAGAGGCCGGATCGGCCAGATCGGCCCGATAGGCCAGAGCGGCCTGAGCGTGTGGAAAGGCCAGACAGGCCGGATAGGCCCGTCCCGCCTGCGCCTCGGCCGCAGCCGGCGCCGGGCGTACCTCCGCACCAGTCTCACCCCCAACATCAGCAGCACCCACAACACCCGCCCACCCAGCACCAGCCACAGCGGCCACCCCCTAATCCGGATCTCACTAGGCGGTCCATCAA aGAAAGACTTATACAATTATTAGCATTGAAACCTTTCAAGAAGCCCGAATTGTACGCGAGGCTTACTACCG AGGGAATCAAAGAAAAGGATCGCAGTTTAATGAACAAGATTTTGAGTCAAATCAGTTTACTCAAGGATAATACTTACCAATTACGTAGAAGCATGTGGAATGACGTCAACGAGGATTGGCCGTTCTACACTGAGGAGGAGAAACGTATGCTCAAGAG GCGGAAACCTCAAAATCTAACGCCACCGCTAAGTAGCGATTCGGCGAACTCGTTATCCCCACGAGCGTCGCCATCTGGCAACAAGAGAGCGAGTAGTGCGAGTAGTGCGGGTAGCGTGGCTAGTGCGGCGGGGGGCGCGGTGCCCGGGGCCGCGCTGCCGGCGCTGGGCGCTGACGAGGCGCCGGCCGCCAAGAAGCAGCGCATCTCCCACTACCGCCGCCCCTCGCCGCCCTCCTCGGGCTATGCCACCACCTCCTCGGGCGAGCGACAGGCCTCCGACAACGAGGATGACCGAACCACCG TTAAAAAGGACGGTTATAGTAACGGTTATACCCTTAACTATAATACTGTAAAGGATCTCTGTCCCAGTCCTGTGAAGACGAATGGTTTTAGAAGTAGTCCCCCAGTAGAACCCCAAACGAATATCACAG AAAAAGACATCACAAATAATGAACCCTTAGAAAATACAGAATTAGCGCCTGTCCCTGATGAGAATATGACTGACTTGGAAGAAATTGAAAG GCAATATCCGCCTATCACTAGTTCTAACATTCGACGGGCGTATAAGAACGAGTTTGCGGAACTTTATACGGAGTACCGGTCGCTGTACAACCGTGTGGCGCAGGTGGCCGCGATGTTTACTCGCTTAGAACAGGAGTTAAAACGCGCGCAACCCCTTTCACCGCACCATCAG AGTATAGAACAACGCATCGTGGATGAATACCGACGCGTTAACAACGACCCAGCGTATAAGCAGGAGAGGCGGCGTGTCAACTACCTGCATCGCAAACTTACTCACATCAAGCGTATGGTTTATGATTATGATCAGTTG CGAAACTTGAAGCCAGATCGTGTTTCGACCGCgagcacaacgcaagcgtactGA